The following proteins come from a genomic window of Gemmatimonadaceae bacterium:
- a CDS encoding helix-turn-helix transcriptional regulator translates to MHLEYGGACMKRTIDRSTTVVPAHAHDRPLLSLFVMGSYLSRTELGERFVSGLSAVLYAAGAAHENVIEADGFEQIEIEFDPAWLDLPVPTAPVARWLGGPVGATAAALARACSADRTEERLRSAVRAFLSDAMRAPPVRQPAWLDDVTRHLKEDAGVTAPELARRARLHPSWLGAAYRHATGEGLRETAARFRLERAARLLRETDLPHAAIALEAGFFDQSHMIRTFRKTLGRLPSAVRADRAHVRSRVT, encoded by the coding sequence ATGCATCTCGAGTACGGTGGGGCCTGCATGAAGCGGACGATCGACCGCAGTACGACGGTGGTGCCGGCCCACGCCCATGACCGACCGTTGCTGTCGCTCTTCGTGATGGGCTCCTACTTGAGTCGAACCGAGCTCGGCGAGCGATTTGTCTCGGGGCTGTCCGCGGTGCTGTACGCAGCCGGGGCCGCGCATGAGAACGTGATCGAGGCCGATGGATTCGAGCAGATCGAGATCGAGTTCGACCCCGCCTGGCTCGACCTGCCGGTTCCGACCGCGCCTGTCGCGCGCTGGTTAGGCGGACCCGTCGGCGCCACGGCCGCCGCCCTTGCCAGGGCGTGCAGCGCCGACAGGACCGAGGAGCGCCTGCGCTCGGCCGTGCGCGCATTCCTGTCGGATGCGATGCGCGCGCCGCCGGTTCGGCAGCCTGCCTGGCTCGATGACGTCACCCGACACCTCAAGGAAGACGCCGGCGTGACGGCGCCGGAGCTCGCGCGCCGCGCGCGGTTGCATCCGTCCTGGTTAGGCGCCGCCTACAGGCACGCCACGGGAGAAGGGCTGCGCGAGACCGCCGCGCGATTCCGCCTCGAGCGCGCAGCTCGCCTGTTGCGTGAAACCGACCTCCCCCACGCCGCGATCGCCCTCGAGGCGGGCTTCTTCGATCAGAGCCACATGATCCGCACGTTCCGAAAGACGCTCGGACGCTTGCCGTCGGCGGTGCGGGCGGACCGGGCGCACGTCAGGTCACGAGTTACATGA
- a CDS encoding BTAD domain-containing putative transcriptional regulator, whose protein sequence is MIQLDMLGAVALRASDGREFRPVLAQPKRLAVLAYLAVESAHGPQRRDRLFALFWPELSQAQARQALRQSIYFLRRSLGAQVLVNRGADEIGLDSGVLQSDVRAFIDHLDSGRLDEALALYRGSFLDGFFIADASPEFEQWLDATRAQLERRTIDAAWLLADSAERSGNGAEAVRWARFAVRVAPTEERSLQRLVALYDRQGDRAGAVRAYAEFAQRLDAELDVEPSAETQALVDAIRCRSAAIAPAATAPALPGGTPHDHGAGAGATQPNGNEALAAPAAARASRPVRRWFGIRRSSFTAGAGAAVTLIATTLLLQAHAAHRPPPVVAVGWIQDPSGADTGSTVRTFAELLATDLARVPGLHVVSHARLYDVLSQLGARAATPSAISDAARHAGAEDLIEAVLSQGPDSAHPLRLDVRRVDLASGMSAPARSFSGRSISELADRATADVAAEFELSAPAQPLGDVTTTSLAARSLYEEGLRRYYQTDLSSAAQLFHAALRQDSTFAMAAYYAGLSEADSGLAARRDLLRALRLADRASDRERLIIRSAWAFQTNDPAQLAVAESLATRYPTEPGAELAVGRAAAWTGKFADAIPHLWRAVRLDSLSLSGQGPWCRACEALSTVIGSYNAMDSMRAAERTARLWTRMQPRASGAWWALSDEFAREEEYDSALAAERVAERYAGNGFNYVVPRVVLALRAGRFAAADQMLSGRAQYGNHAVRDDALWWSVMSLRNQGRLHEALGAAREMARVMNDEPPGLTTPQPLASLAAAQVLFEAGRYREAALLFDSIANYPWRSSPDFPREAPGLVARHRIWMTTQEATALAAAGDTTRLTAIADSVEVWGPRSAFFRDRSLVHYVRGLLWSARGQLGKAEAEYRMALVSRNEDYSRINLELGKTLVAENRPRDAIPILEGPLHGPVEASSYYLTFAQLHATIGVAFDRAGQADSAIAHYRWALAAWHNADPELRPQVDAITRRLRALR, encoded by the coding sequence ATGATTCAACTCGACATGTTGGGTGCAGTTGCGCTACGCGCTTCGGACGGCCGCGAGTTTCGGCCGGTCCTCGCCCAACCCAAGAGGCTGGCCGTGCTCGCGTATCTCGCCGTCGAGTCCGCGCATGGACCGCAGCGGCGAGATCGGCTGTTCGCGCTCTTCTGGCCGGAGCTCAGCCAGGCTCAGGCGCGCCAGGCGCTCCGGCAATCGATCTATTTCCTGCGCCGTTCGTTGGGCGCGCAGGTGCTCGTCAACCGCGGCGCCGACGAAATCGGCCTCGATTCCGGCGTGCTGCAGTCCGACGTGCGCGCCTTCATCGACCATCTCGACAGCGGCCGCCTCGATGAAGCGCTCGCGCTCTATCGCGGCAGCTTTCTCGACGGATTCTTCATTGCGGACGCCTCGCCGGAATTCGAGCAATGGCTCGACGCGACACGCGCCCAGCTCGAGCGACGCACGATCGATGCGGCATGGTTGCTCGCCGACTCCGCCGAGCGGTCGGGGAATGGAGCCGAGGCCGTCCGTTGGGCGAGGTTCGCCGTGCGCGTCGCGCCCACCGAAGAGCGATCGCTGCAGCGACTGGTCGCGCTGTACGATCGGCAGGGCGACCGCGCGGGCGCCGTGCGAGCATACGCCGAATTTGCGCAACGACTCGACGCCGAGTTGGATGTCGAGCCGTCGGCGGAAACGCAGGCCTTGGTCGACGCGATCAGATGCCGCTCGGCGGCGATCGCCCCGGCCGCCACTGCGCCGGCGCTGCCGGGTGGGACGCCGCATGATCACGGCGCCGGCGCCGGCGCGACGCAGCCTAACGGGAATGAGGCGCTCGCGGCCCCGGCCGCGGCCCGGGCCTCCCGGCCTGTGCGGCGATGGTTCGGCATTCGCCGCTCATCATTCACCGCGGGCGCCGGCGCTGCCGTAACGCTCATCGCCACGACGCTGCTCCTCCAGGCGCACGCTGCGCACCGGCCGCCGCCGGTCGTCGCCGTTGGATGGATCCAGGACCCGAGCGGCGCCGATACCGGCTCGACGGTGCGCACGTTCGCCGAGCTGCTCGCCACCGATCTGGCGCGCGTGCCGGGACTCCACGTCGTGAGCCACGCGAGACTCTATGACGTCCTGAGCCAACTCGGCGCGCGCGCCGCGACACCGTCGGCGATCTCCGACGCTGCACGACACGCGGGAGCAGAGGATCTGATCGAGGCCGTGCTCTCGCAGGGACCCGACTCCGCGCATCCGCTGCGGCTCGACGTTCGCCGTGTGGATTTGGCGAGCGGTATGTCGGCGCCGGCCCGCTCGTTCAGCGGCCGATCGATTTCGGAGCTTGCCGACCGCGCGACAGCCGACGTGGCTGCGGAGTTCGAGCTCAGCGCGCCCGCCCAACCGTTAGGCGATGTCACGACCACGTCGCTCGCCGCCAGAAGCCTGTACGAGGAAGGGCTCCGCCGCTACTACCAGACCGACCTGTCGTCGGCCGCCCAACTGTTTCACGCCGCGCTGAGGCAGGATTCGACGTTCGCGATGGCGGCGTACTACGCGGGGCTGTCAGAGGCGGATAGCGGACTCGCGGCCCGACGCGACCTGCTGCGTGCGCTGCGGTTGGCAGATCGCGCATCGGATCGCGAGCGACTCATCATTCGATCCGCGTGGGCGTTCCAGACGAACGATCCCGCGCAGCTGGCGGTCGCCGAATCGCTCGCCACGCGCTATCCCACCGAGCCCGGCGCGGAGCTGGCTGTCGGCCGCGCGGCTGCGTGGACGGGGAAATTTGCCGATGCGATCCCGCATCTGTGGCGCGCCGTTAGGCTCGACTCGCTCAGTCTCAGCGGTCAGGGCCCGTGGTGCCGCGCGTGTGAAGCGCTGAGCACCGTGATCGGCTCGTACAACGCCATGGATTCGATGCGGGCAGCCGAAAGGACCGCGCGTCTCTGGACCAGAATGCAGCCACGGGCATCCGGCGCCTGGTGGGCGCTGTCGGACGAGTTTGCGCGTGAGGAAGAGTACGACAGCGCCCTGGCCGCTGAACGCGTCGCCGAACGATACGCGGGGAACGGATTCAATTACGTGGTGCCGCGCGTGGTGCTGGCCTTGCGCGCCGGGCGATTCGCCGCCGCCGATCAGATGCTGTCCGGCCGCGCGCAGTACGGGAACCACGCCGTGCGCGATGACGCGCTCTGGTGGTCGGTCATGAGCTTGCGCAACCAGGGCAGGCTGCACGAGGCACTCGGGGCCGCGCGTGAAATGGCGCGCGTCATGAATGACGAGCCGCCGGGGTTGACCACGCCACAACCGCTTGCTTCGCTTGCTGCCGCGCAGGTGCTGTTCGAAGCCGGGCGATATCGGGAGGCAGCGCTGCTGTTCGACTCCATCGCCAACTATCCGTGGCGTTCATCGCCGGACTTTCCGCGCGAGGCGCCGGGCCTGGTGGCGCGGCATCGCATTTGGATGACGACGCAGGAGGCGACCGCGCTGGCGGCAGCGGGCGACACGACGCGCCTAACGGCGATCGCGGACAGCGTCGAAGTGTGGGGTCCGCGGAGCGCCTTTTTTCGCGACCGCTCGCTCGTCCACTATGTGCGTGGCCTGCTCTGGTCCGCGCGCGGGCAGTTAGGCAAGGCCGAAGCCGAGTACCGGATGGCCCTCGTGTCGCGCAACGAAGACTACAGCCGCATCAACCTCGAGCTCGGGAAGACGCTCGTCGCCGAGAACCGTCCGCGCGATGCGATCCCGATCCTCGAAGGGCCGCTGCACGGCCCGGTCGAAGCGTCGAGCTATTACCTGACGTTCGCGCAACTGCATGCGACGATCGGTGTCGCGTTCGATCGCGCCGGCCAGGCGGACAGCGCCATCGCACACTATCGATGGGCGCTTGCCGCGTGGCACAACGCGGATCCGGAGTTGCGTCCGCAGGTGGACGCCATCACACGGCGGCTGCGCGCGCTCCGTTAG
- a CDS encoding galactokinase family protein: MQTSTRLDDGARSDATFRRLERDLAGLGAPTGHGAPMAFWVPGRIEVLGKHTDYGGGRSLLCAVERGISAVARIRDADPPNAPRVRIRDAKQNLVAEFDVSADIPAAPGTWSNYPITVARRIAANFGGPLRGADIVFWSDIPHAAGVSSSSALVVMTFLALGAANDLEARPAYRDAIRGADDLAGYLGAVENGLDFAALRGDQGVGTFGGSEDHTAILAARRDALVQYRFCPVTFERAIPMPRDAIFVVASSGVQAEKTGAALERYNDVSRRLQVALACWRRATGRADASMGAALASAPDARERVLSTLGSEHDHEYPPASLIERVEQFDTETNDIIPAAGDALARGDLAAFGAQVARSQQGAEQALHNQIPETVALVRHALALGAYAASAFGAGFGGSVWALVNRDLASEFRDRWAVAYRTEFPEAAPRSEFFTTGAGAAAARLA, encoded by the coding sequence ATGCAGACATCGACTCGCCTCGATGACGGTGCTCGCTCGGATGCGACGTTCCGGCGACTCGAACGCGATTTGGCGGGGCTCGGCGCGCCGACCGGGCACGGCGCCCCCATGGCGTTCTGGGTGCCCGGCCGCATCGAGGTGTTGGGCAAGCACACGGACTACGGCGGGGGACGAAGCCTGCTCTGCGCCGTCGAGCGCGGAATTTCGGCGGTGGCCCGCATCCGCGATGCCGATCCGCCTAACGCGCCACGCGTGCGCATCCGTGATGCCAAGCAGAACCTCGTCGCCGAGTTCGACGTCTCGGCCGACATCCCGGCAGCGCCCGGCACGTGGTCGAATTATCCGATCACCGTCGCGCGCCGCATCGCCGCGAATTTCGGCGGCCCGCTGCGCGGCGCCGACATCGTCTTCTGGAGCGACATTCCACACGCCGCCGGCGTGAGCAGCTCGAGCGCGCTCGTCGTCATGACGTTCCTTGCGTTAGGCGCAGCGAACGATCTCGAGGCGCGGCCGGCCTACCGCGACGCCATCCGCGGCGCCGATGATCTCGCCGGCTACCTGGGCGCGGTCGAGAACGGACTCGACTTCGCCGCGCTGCGCGGCGATCAAGGCGTCGGCACCTTCGGCGGCAGCGAAGACCACACCGCCATTCTTGCCGCACGCCGCGACGCGCTCGTGCAGTATCGGTTCTGCCCGGTCACGTTCGAGCGCGCGATTCCCATGCCCCGCGACGCCATATTTGTCGTCGCCTCGAGCGGCGTGCAGGCGGAGAAAACGGGCGCGGCACTCGAGCGGTACAACGACGTCTCGCGCCGCCTGCAGGTTGCACTCGCCTGCTGGCGCCGCGCCACCGGTCGCGCCGACGCGTCGATGGGCGCCGCGCTCGCCTCGGCCCCCGACGCCCGCGAGCGCGTGTTGTCTACGTTAGGCAGCGAGCACGACCACGAGTACCCGCCGGCATCGCTCATCGAGCGCGTCGAGCAGTTCGACACCGAAACCAACGATATCATTCCAGCCGCCGGCGACGCGCTCGCCCGCGGCGATCTCGCCGCGTTCGGCGCGCAGGTCGCCCGCTCCCAGCAGGGCGCCGAGCAGGCGCTCCACAACCAGATCCCCGAGACCGTCGCCCTCGTACGGCACGCGCTCGCACTGGGGGCATATGCCGCATCGGCCTTCGGTGCCGGTTTCGGTGGGAGCGTGTGGGCGCTCGTCAACCGCGACTTGGCCAGTGAATTCAGGGATCGTTGGGCCGTCGCCTACCGCACCGAGTTCCCCGAGGCGGCCCCGAGGTCCGAATTCTTTACGACCGGCGCCGGCGCGGCAGCGGCGCGGCTCGCATGA